Below is a window of Deltaproteobacteria bacterium DNA.
ACGTTATCCATTTTATTATATTTTTTTGTACTTTTCCATTAACAAAAGAGCCTTTGAAAGGCTTTCCGTTTATTGAGGCACAAGAACAGCACCACCTTTTAAGATAAATTCAATACAGATTCTTTGTGCCTTAAACGCAGGGCCTAAAAGATAAATCGTTTCTGTGAGTACAGGTTCTGTCGTAATCAATTTATCCTTTAAATTTTTCCAGTGCCATCCTCAATATATCCGGGCAATTAAGATGCAATCTTTTTGCAAGGTTCGTGATATTCTTTTCAAGACCATCATGGAGTCTTACTGTTAACTGCGATTGCATAGTGCCTGCCTCCTTATCTTCTTTTATTAAGTGTAACACAATGCAGTACATTGTCAAACAGTACCTATTCAAATTATCGTAAAACATACTGGGTTCACAGTGTTGTAATTCTTAGATCTATCTATGATAGTGGGACCATGGAGGTTTGGTTTTAAGGACGCACCTGCTTTGCCAAAGTAAAACAGGCTGACCGACAATTGTCATTCTGAAGCATAGCTGAAGAAGCTCGATTTGTAACTCATTAAAAAGATTAGATCCTTCTTTTCGTTCCATTAGATAAAGCTGCTAATTTTGAATTGTCTGGCAGGCTCTTAAGAGGAATAACACCGAAGTTCGAGTTTCTGTAACCCAGTCTTCTATGATCCGCGTCATACACCTCTTTAATCTTTTACTATAAAAATATATTTAAAATTATGGAGGTGATTATGAGCGAACAAGTTTTTGAACTGGATATAAGACAGCTTCCGCCTGCTTCACGGCATGTAAAAATATTCGAATTATGGGACCAATTGGGACCCGGACAATCAATCCTGCTTATCAACGATCATGACCCAAAACCGCTTTATTACCAGTTTGAGACAGAGTTTACCGGGAAGTTTGCATGGCAGTACGAGCAGGAAGGACCTGAAGACTGGGTTGTGACGATAAGTAAACTCCATTAGAACAGGCAGAGCTTTCAATCGGGCCAAAAACGCCCTCTCAATCCTGTATTGTATGCTTTTTTTGAATATATTCCGGTTATTTTCTTGACGCGTTGAAGAAGTTTGTGCTTATGATTTTCACACATGATAAATCTTTTTTTGAAAATAGTGAGGACCCCCAAAAATATAATTCCGGTTAATACCGATGATCCCGAACAGGCGGAAATCATTGCCTTCGGCGAAAAAATACAGGACAAGGTAAAGCGATTGTTCAGAGGTTCCCTTTCCATAAGACAGATAGATGCTGGTTCCGACAATGCCTGCGAACAGGAACTCGTCGCCCTTTCCAATGCTTTCTATGATGTTGAACGTTTTGGTATCCATTTTGTAGCCTCCCCGAAACATGCGGATATGCTTATGGTAACCGGCCCAGTAACGAGGAACATGGCAAAAGCGCTGCGGCGGGCGTATGAAGCTACACCCGATCCAAAGATTGTAGTGGCTGTCGGAGACGATGCCATAAACGGCGGCATTTATAGAGGCGCTTATGCGGTGCTGGATGGAGTGGATACCGTAGTGCCGGTGCATTACCAGATTCCCGGAGACCCCCCGTCGCCAAAAACCATTCTCTATCACCTTCTCAAAATTTTCAACACACTGGACAGGAAGCCGTCATAAATACCATGCTCTCCACCATTACATCCCCCATAGGTTTTATTGCCCTGTTGTCGCTGTTTGCCGCAGGTGCGGCCGGTGCTTTGGTGCTGCGAAAACATGACGGACCAGCCAATGCGTGGACCAGCCTGTTTTCGATTGCCGGTTCCTCGTGGGGCATATTCTTTGCACT
It encodes the following:
- a CDS encoding DUF2249 domain-containing protein; this encodes MSEQVFELDIRQLPPASRHVKIFELWDQLGPGQSILLINDHDPKPLYYQFETEFTGKFAWQYEQEGPEDWVVTISKLH
- the nuoB gene encoding NADH-quinone oxidoreductase subunit NuoB; translated protein: MINLFLKIVRTPKNIIPVNTDDPEQAEIIAFGEKIQDKVKRLFRGSLSIRQIDAGSDNACEQELVALSNAFYDVERFGIHFVASPKHADMLMVTGPVTRNMAKALRRAYEATPDPKIVVAVGDDAINGGIYRGAYAVLDGVDTVVPVHYQIPGDPPSPKTILYHLLKIFNTLDRKPS